One window from the genome of Azospirillaceae bacterium encodes:
- a CDS encoding amidase family protein has translation MTDPADLPAVEARRLIGRKDLSPVELLDACIARIDRCNGAINAIVARDDARAREAAKAAEKAVLDGDELGPLHGLPLGVKDLTETAGLRTTWGSLLFKDHVPARDDPIVARLRRAGAVVLGKTNTPEFGAGAVTTNAVYGMTGNPHDPAKTSSGSSGGSAAALAAGMVALATGSDVGGSLRTPAAFCGVTGFRPSPGSVPDSRKLRGWSPLNVEGPMARTAADAALLFAQMVGDDPGDPIARNLGPGDIWPLPAVDLGRLRVGITADLGFHPVDPRIRDTFAARMAALKTAFRSMAEVKPPLDRARETFETLRGAAFVGAHAERVDKTPHLVGPRVHENVRLGRGLTLPQVVEAEKAHTRLFRSFQTLFNDIDLLICPTVAVPPFDKTTEYVTEIDGVRMRTYIEWVGLTWGLTLTASPVVSIPCGHDPTGMPFGIQVCGPKGADRFVLAAAAALEAWMSGRPELARPLPDLARCLDGRYPQG, from the coding sequence ATGACGGATCCCGCAGACCTCCCCGCCGTCGAGGCCCGGCGCCTGATCGGCCGCAAGGACCTGTCGCCGGTCGAACTGCTGGACGCGTGCATCGCCCGGATCGACCGTTGCAACGGCGCCATCAACGCCATCGTCGCCCGCGACGACGCGCGGGCCCGGGAAGCGGCCAAGGCGGCCGAGAAGGCGGTTTTGGACGGCGACGAGCTGGGCCCGCTGCACGGCCTGCCGCTGGGCGTGAAGGACCTGACCGAAACGGCGGGACTGCGCACCACCTGGGGCTCGCTCCTGTTCAAGGACCATGTCCCGGCGCGCGACGACCCGATCGTCGCCCGCCTGCGCCGGGCCGGTGCCGTGGTGCTGGGCAAGACCAACACGCCGGAATTCGGCGCCGGAGCGGTCACCACGAACGCCGTCTACGGCATGACGGGGAACCCGCACGATCCCGCGAAAACGTCGAGCGGCTCGTCCGGCGGCTCGGCCGCGGCGCTGGCGGCGGGAATGGTGGCGCTGGCCACCGGATCGGACGTCGGGGGATCCCTGCGCACACCGGCGGCCTTCTGCGGCGTGACCGGATTCCGGCCGTCGCCCGGCAGCGTGCCGGACAGCCGGAAACTGCGCGGCTGGTCGCCGCTCAACGTCGAGGGGCCGATGGCGCGGACGGCGGCCGATGCCGCCCTGCTGTTCGCGCAGATGGTGGGCGACGATCCGGGCGACCCGATCGCAAGGAACCTTGGACCGGGCGATATCTGGCCCCTGCCCGCCGTCGACCTGGGTCGGCTGCGGGTGGGGATCACGGCGGACCTCGGCTTCCATCCCGTGGACCCGCGGATCCGGGACACCTTCGCCGCCCGCATGGCGGCGTTGAAGACGGCGTTCCGGTCGATGGCGGAGGTCAAGCCGCCCTTGGACCGGGCCCGCGAAACGTTCGAGACGCTGCGCGGGGCCGCGTTCGTCGGCGCCCATGCCGAACGGGTGGACAAGACCCCCCACCTCGTCGGTCCCCGCGTCCACGAGAACGTCCGCCTGGGCCGGGGATTGACGCTGCCGCAGGTGGTCGAGGCGGAGAAGGCGCACACACGCCTGTTCCGGTCGTTCCAAACCCTGTTCAACGACATCGACCTGCTGATCTGCCCGACGGTCGCGGTCCCCCCGTTCGACAAGACGACCGAATACGTGACCGAGATCGACGGCGTGCGGATGCGGACCTACATCGAGTGGGTCGGCCTCACCTGGGGTCTCACATTGACCGCGAGTCCCGTCGTCAGCATTCCCTGCGGCCACGATCCGACAGGCATGCCATTCGGAATCCAGGTCTGCGGCCCCAAGGGTGCGGACCGCTTCGTCCTGGCCGCGGCGGCGGCGTTGGAGGCCTGGATGTCCGGCCGACCCGAGTTGGCCCGCCCGTTGCCCGACCTCGCGCGTTGCCTGGACGGGCGCTATCCACAGGGGTAG
- a CDS encoding alpha/beta hydrolase, with protein sequence MQIPTPIDGFVEAGGRRLEVRRFPATRPGAPPMVFLHEGLGSIGLWRDTPGKLAAATGGEAIVYSRQGYGRSEPPSGPRGLDYLHREALGVLPELLDRLGIERPVLVGHSDGGSIALIHAAHAAGAARPPTGLIVEAAHVFVEDVTLAGIRDAVAAYRTTPLRDRLARYHDDVDHVFHAWADTWLSPPFRDWNIEALLPQVACPILVIQGDRDEYGTPAQVEAIAAQVSGPARTFLVPDCGHTPHRERADVVLPAMAAFLKELEDRR encoded by the coding sequence ATGCAGATCCCAACTCCCATCGACGGTTTCGTCGAAGCCGGCGGGCGGCGCCTGGAGGTCCGGCGGTTTCCGGCCACGCGCCCAGGCGCGCCGCCGATGGTGTTCCTGCACGAAGGGCTCGGTTCCATCGGATTGTGGCGCGACACGCCGGGGAAACTGGCTGCGGCCACCGGCGGCGAGGCCATCGTCTATTCCCGCCAGGGCTACGGCCGGTCCGAACCGCCGTCCGGCCCGCGCGGGCTCGACTATCTGCACCGCGAAGCGTTGGGCGTTCTTCCGGAGCTTCTGGACCGGTTGGGGATCGAACGCCCTGTCCTGGTCGGCCACAGCGATGGCGGATCCATCGCGCTGATCCATGCCGCCCACGCCGCCGGCGCCGCACGCCCGCCCACGGGCCTGATCGTGGAGGCCGCCCACGTGTTCGTGGAGGATGTCACGCTCGCGGGCATCCGCGATGCCGTCGCGGCCTACCGGACGACGCCGCTGCGGGACCGGCTGGCGCGGTACCACGACGACGTGGACCATGTTTTCCATGCCTGGGCGGACACGTGGCTCTCGCCGCCGTTCCGGGACTGGAACATCGAAGCCCTGCTGCCGCAAGTCGCGTGCCCGATCCTGGTCATCCAGGGCGACCGCGATGAATACGGCACGCCCGCGCAGGTCGAGGCCATCGCGGCGCAGGTGTCCGGCCCCGCGCGGACGTTCCTGGTCCCGGACTGCGGGCACACGCCCCATCGGGAACGGGCGGATGTGGTCCTGCCGGCCATGGCCGCGTTCCTCAAGGAATTGGAGGACCGTCGATGA
- a CDS encoding AzlC family ABC transporter permease: MGTGGAESTASARRAVIAGAVREAAGLPSLVLGASYLGFGSVVHQSGLDVWHGLVSTLTAWALPGQIAAIELYATGASLAVIALAVALTNARLFPMTVSLMPRLRHPGLPRWRMYLYAHLVAVTGWAFAMRRAPALPVEHRAAYFVAFAGTIWAASLVCTVVGFLLAGSVPGPVALGLVFLNPIYFMLVFAADARGAARILSLVLGAALGPPLHALSPGWGLMVTGLVAGSLAFAAGRVGAGRGGNGGG; the protein is encoded by the coding sequence ATGGGCACGGGCGGCGCGGAGTCCACCGCAAGCGCCCGCCGGGCTGTCATTGCCGGTGCGGTCCGCGAAGCGGCGGGGCTGCCGTCGCTGGTGTTGGGGGCCAGCTATCTCGGCTTCGGCTCCGTGGTGCATCAGAGCGGATTGGACGTCTGGCACGGGCTTGTGTCCACGCTGACGGCCTGGGCGTTGCCGGGCCAGATCGCGGCCATCGAGCTCTATGCCACCGGCGCGTCGCTGGCGGTGATCGCACTGGCGGTGGCGCTGACCAACGCGCGGCTGTTTCCGATGACCGTGTCGCTGATGCCCCGGTTGCGCCATCCCGGACTGCCGCGCTGGCGCATGTATCTCTACGCCCATCTGGTGGCGGTCACCGGATGGGCGTTCGCCATGCGGCGGGCCCCCGCACTGCCGGTGGAGCACAGGGCGGCGTACTTCGTGGCCTTCGCCGGAACCATCTGGGCCGCGTCGCTCGTGTGCACGGTGGTCGGGTTCCTGCTCGCCGGGTCGGTGCCGGGACCGGTCGCACTCGGCCTCGTCTTCCTCAACCCGATCTATTTCATGCTGGTGTTCGCGGCCGATGCCCGCGGTGCCGCGCGGATCCTGTCGCTGGTGCTGGGGGCGGCGCTGGGTCCGCCGCTGCACGCCCTTTCGCCCGGCTGGGGCCTGATGGTCACGGGTCTGGTCGCCGGATCCCTGGCGTTCGCGGCCGGACGCGTCGGTGCCGGCCGCGGCGGTAACGGTGGGGGGTAA
- a CDS encoding AzlD domain-containing protein, with product MGTVDTAIWGMLVVGAAVTYAWRALGVALSGRINPDGPVIVWVACVAYALLAGLVARMIVLPYGALASVDLWIRLGASAIGLGVFYATRRNILAGVLAGIGTLAALVSATAP from the coding sequence GTGGGCACCGTGGACACGGCGATCTGGGGGATGCTGGTCGTCGGGGCCGCGGTCACCTACGCGTGGCGGGCGCTGGGGGTTGCCCTGTCGGGACGGATCAACCCGGACGGGCCCGTCATCGTCTGGGTCGCGTGCGTGGCCTACGCGCTCCTGGCCGGGCTCGTCGCCCGCATGATCGTCCTGCCCTATGGCGCGCTGGCGTCCGTCGACCTGTGGATCCGGCTGGGTGCGTCGGCCATCGGCCTCGGCGTGTTCTACGCCACCCGACGAAACATCCTGGCGGGTGTCCTCGCCGGGATTGGCACGCTCGCGGCGCTGGTGTCCGCGACCGCGCCGTAA
- a CDS encoding MBL fold metallo-hydrolase codes for MAIQDPTLDHPFADIPHEGDVMPVAPGILWVRMPLPFALNHVNVWLLEDEGGWLAVDAGLNSNRTQEAWRRVFADGLGGRGLSRLLVTHFHPDHMGAAGWLAGMHGIELHASLAEWAFARMLLRETDEDARTLQRDFYGRCGLAPDLRDAISGRGNAYARGVSPIPPRFERLRHGDSFHVGGRKWRVITGSGHAPEMLCLYAEDGRVLIAADQILPSITPNVSVWPQEPNGDPLADFVASLERFADLPEDTLVLPSHGRPFRGLHPRRKALAAHHDDRLADALAACDHPRSVADIMGVLFRRDLDVHQSAFAVGETLAHLNRLVRRGDLVRVVDDADVWRFERRRS; via the coding sequence ATGGCCATCCAGGACCCCACCCTCGACCACCCGTTTGCGGATATCCCGCACGAGGGTGACGTGATGCCGGTCGCCCCGGGCATCCTGTGGGTGCGGATGCCCCTGCCCTTCGCCCTCAACCATGTCAACGTGTGGCTGCTGGAGGACGAGGGCGGGTGGCTGGCGGTCGATGCCGGGCTGAACAGCAACCGCACGCAGGAGGCATGGCGGCGGGTGTTCGCGGACGGCCTGGGCGGGCGTGGCCTGTCGCGCCTCCTGGTCACCCATTTCCACCCCGACCACATGGGGGCGGCCGGCTGGCTGGCCGGCATGCACGGGATCGAACTGCACGCCAGCCTGGCGGAATGGGCGTTCGCCCGCATGCTGTTGCGCGAGACCGACGAGGACGCCCGCACCCTGCAACGGGACTTCTACGGGCGCTGCGGTCTGGCACCGGACCTGAGGGATGCCATCAGTGGCCGCGGCAATGCCTATGCCCGCGGCGTCTCCCCGATCCCGCCCCGCTTCGAACGGCTGCGCCACGGCGACTCCTTCCACGTGGGCGGCCGCAAATGGCGCGTGATCACCGGGTCCGGCCATGCGCCGGAAATGCTCTGCCTTTACGCGGAGGACGGGCGGGTGCTGATCGCGGCCGACCAGATCCTGCCCTCCATCACCCCCAACGTCAGCGTCTGGCCCCAGGAACCCAACGGCGATCCGCTGGCGGACTTCGTCGCCTCGCTGGAACGGTTCGCGGACCTGCCCGAGGACACGTTGGTGCTGCCCTCGCACGGACGCCCGTTCCGCGGGCTGCACCCCCGGCGCAAAGCCCTTGCGGCCCACCACGACGACCGGCTTGCCGATGCGCTGGCGGCCTGCGACCACCCGCGCTCGGTGGCCGACATCATGGGGGTGCTGTTCCGCCGGGATCTCGACGTCCACCAGTCCGCCTTTGCCGTGGGCGAAACCCTGGCCCACCTGAACCGCCTGGTCCGCCGCGGAGACCTCGTCCGCGTCGTCGACGACGCGGATGTCTGGCGGTTCGAACGCCGTCGTTCCTGA
- a CDS encoding response regulator transcription factor has product MNTYSLMVVDEDKLFCDALDALLRDSPFRVRTACPDIPVALARLDSTPRPDIILVDIAEDSLRVDDLKQLRDRSPESRIVLLSDRWPSSLPGAALAQGAAALLSKSISFRGLVHALHLVMLGEAVFPAAAVQQIAARTREDGENGGMSVLPSDLSRREIQILRCLLAGQSNKSIGRHLQITESTVKMHFKNLMRKISAQNRTQAAIWAIEHGITPLGAATPAPAAKSS; this is encoded by the coding sequence ATGAATACTTATTCGCTGATGGTTGTCGACGAGGATAAGCTGTTCTGCGATGCGCTCGACGCACTGCTCCGGGACAGTCCATTCCGCGTGCGGACAGCCTGCCCGGACATCCCGGTCGCCCTGGCGCGCCTGGACAGCACCCCACGTCCGGACATCATCCTGGTCGACATCGCCGAGGACAGTCTGCGGGTGGATGACCTCAAGCAGCTGCGCGACCGCTCACCGGAAAGCCGGATCGTCCTCTTGAGCGACCGTTGGCCGTCGAGCCTGCCCGGGGCCGCGCTGGCGCAGGGGGCGGCGGCACTTCTCAGCAAGTCGATTTCCTTCCGCGGCCTCGTCCACGCACTGCATCTCGTCATGCTGGGCGAGGCGGTCTTCCCCGCCGCGGCCGTCCAGCAGATCGCAGCCCGGACGCGCGAGGATGGCGAGAACGGCGGAATGTCCGTGCTGCCGTCCGATCTGTCCCGACGCGAAATCCAGATCCTGCGCTGCCTGCTGGCGGGGCAGTCCAACAAATCCATTGGACGGCACCTGCAGATCACCGAATCCACGGTCAAGATGCACTTCAAAAACCTGATGCGTAAGATTTCCGCCCAGAACCGGACACAGGCCGCCATCTGGGCGATCGAACACGGGATCACCCCGCTCGGCGCCGCCACCCCGGCTCCGGCGGCCAAATCGAGCTGA
- a CDS encoding response regulator transcription factor, which yields MAATIADEDVSRYDAPHSKQTGLSTARRKLVVVDGQALVRRGFALSLGMARPDAQVLEAASVVEAIELAQGHSDLSLVLLDVDPEDGVESLRMLVAALHQTPVVAVSASDDPGRIVACVSAGARGYVLKASPCDVLEHVVSLVLADPDYLPLPRAALARVGGGAPASASREAEDVARQLTDRQRDVFRLLQLGYSNKEIARDLGVLEGTVKVHVRAIMQKLGVKNRTQVAVVAVRGLSPANLD from the coding sequence ATGGCCGCAACGATCGCGGACGAAGACGTGTCCCGTTACGATGCGCCGCATAGCAAGCAGACCGGCCTTTCCACTGCACGGCGCAAATTGGTGGTGGTCGACGGGCAGGCACTTGTCCGTCGGGGGTTCGCGCTGTCGTTGGGGATGGCGCGGCCGGATGCCCAGGTTCTCGAGGCCGCATCGGTGGTCGAGGCGATCGAACTGGCCCAGGGGCATTCCGATCTCAGCCTGGTGCTTCTGGACGTGGATCCGGAGGACGGCGTCGAGTCATTGCGGATGCTGGTGGCGGCCCTGCACCAAACCCCGGTGGTCGCGGTGTCCGCTTCGGACGATCCCGGCCGCATCGTGGCCTGCGTCTCGGCCGGTGCGCGCGGCTATGTGCTGAAGGCCAGCCCCTGCGATGTACTGGAGCATGTGGTTTCGCTGGTCCTCGCGGATCCCGACTACCTGCCCCTCCCGCGTGCCGCCCTGGCCCGTGTGGGCGGCGGCGCCCCCGCGTCAGCCAGCCGCGAGGCCGAGGATGTGGCCCGGCAGTTGACCGACCGGCAGCGGGATGTCTTCCGGCTGCTCCAGCTCGGCTATTCCAACAAGGAAATCGCCCGCGACCTGGGCGTCCTGGAAGGCACCGTCAAGGTGCATGTCCGGGCGATCATGCAGAAGCTCGGCGTTAAGAACCGCACGCAGGTCGCTGTGGTCGCCGTCCGCGGCCTCTCCCCGGCCAACCTGGATTAA